In Armatimonadota bacterium, the following are encoded in one genomic region:
- a CDS encoding TMEM165/GDT1 family protein, whose translation MGSFWVSMAGVFGLEMGDKTQLVALCLASRYNTRVTLAGIFSATLVVHVFSVLLGGGVGRLLPPEWVGFTAGLAFIGFGLWTLRGDSLEDNECKNIQSKSPFWLIFTTFFLAELGDKTMLGTVAFAADKPLIPVWLGSSTGMVVADGLAIMVGQLMGKHLPERPIKIGAGMIFLGFGIFRTAQGALAIAPYTWALAGVITAALAFFFLRGERPRQVELKEECENMFV comes from the coding sequence TTGGGATCATTCTGGGTATCGATGGCCGGTGTATTCGGCTTGGAGATGGGAGATAAGACGCAGCTTGTCGCCTTGTGTCTTGCCAGCCGTTATAACACGCGTGTCACACTCGCCGGCATATTCAGTGCCACTCTGGTCGTGCATGTCTTTTCAGTGCTGCTTGGAGGCGGGGTAGGCAGGCTTTTGCCGCCTGAGTGGGTTGGATTTACGGCAGGGCTGGCTTTTATCGGTTTTGGGCTGTGGACTCTGCGCGGCGACAGCTTGGAAGACAACGAGTGTAAGAACATCCAGAGCAAATCGCCGTTCTGGCTGATCTTTACTACATTTTTCCTTGCCGAACTCGGCGATAAGACGATGCTGGGCACGGTCGCATTCGCTGCCGACAAGCCGTTGATACCTGTCTGGCTCGGCTCATCTACTGGAATGGTGGTCGCCGATGGCCTCGCAATCATGGTGGGTCAGTTGATGGGCAAACACCTGCCGGAGCGCCCCATAAAGATCGGCGCCGGTATGATATTTTTAGGCTTCGGCATATTCAGGACAGCTCAGGGCGCACTTGCAATCGCTCCTTATACTTGGGCTTTGGCTGGAGTGATCACGGCTGCCTTGGCATTCTTCTTCCTGCGCGGTGAGAGGCCAAGGCAAGTAGAACTAAAAGAAGAATGTGAGAATATGTTTGTCTAG
- a CDS encoding tetratricopeptide repeat protein has product MSSSQRSKLLISALLVLVTGIVYGQVAGFGFLNYDDNLYVIINRHIVGLTVQNLRWAATGVINSNWQPLVWLSYMFDSQIAGLDPGIFHLTNLMLHIANTLLLLFLLHRMTGSLWRSSFVAALFALHPLHVESVAWVAERKDVLSTLFWLLTILLYVRYVEKPSLGRYVWVPVVFALGLMAKPMLVTLPIILLLLDYWPLGRLQSKQIITQQKPNSNDSTPVPLRQLIMEKVPLLLLSTAVGIVTVITQKSSGAIKELGIFSMGVRTANAVFSYIAYLCKTIWPTNLAPFYPHPENSLPTWEVAGSAILVIAITWFVARSRRHPYALVGWLWYLITLLPVIGLVQVGAQAMADRYTYVPMIGIGIMIAWGIPSIIPQRQYKAIAVLAIGVIAAFSICTYQQVGYWRNDTTLFSHSVEVVKDNFVAHNNLGTVLLLRGKNEAALAHFREAARIEPRCMRAQFNVINLLYIMGDVDGAIKQTYNLLNRFPHEGRAYLRLGIIYLRQSKLDLAEKNIRQALRESPDDPKAHQAMGMLLLKRGKADEAVIRLSEAAKLSPDDTDIRKRLKYAKSLKARKAAD; this is encoded by the coding sequence TTGAGCAGCAGTCAGCGATCAAAACTTCTCATATCAGCCCTATTGGTATTGGTGACGGGCATCGTATATGGACAGGTAGCCGGTTTTGGATTCCTCAACTATGATGATAACTTGTATGTCATCATCAACCGCCATATAGTCGGCCTTACCGTCCAAAACCTGCGATGGGCCGCAACCGGGGTAATAAACAGCAACTGGCAGCCGCTTGTATGGCTGTCATATATGTTCGATTCGCAAATAGCCGGACTTGATCCCGGAATCTTTCACCTCACCAACCTGATGCTGCATATCGCAAACACTCTGCTCCTGCTCTTCCTATTGCACCGGATGACCGGCTCGCTGTGGCGCAGCTCATTTGTGGCAGCCCTGTTTGCGCTGCACCCGCTGCATGTGGAGTCCGTAGCATGGGTTGCCGAGCGCAAAGATGTACTCAGCACTCTCTTCTGGCTGCTCACCATTCTCCTTTACGTTCGATATGTCGAAAAGCCGTCTTTGGGCAGATACGTTTGGGTGCCCGTTGTCTTTGCCCTCGGCCTTATGGCTAAGCCCATGTTGGTCACGCTGCCGATCATTCTGCTTCTGCTCGATTACTGGCCGCTTGGCAGGCTTCAGAGCAAACAGATAATCACTCAGCAAAAGCCTAACAGTAATGATTCCACACCGGTTCCGTTGAGGCAGCTTATCATGGAAAAAGTGCCGCTGCTGCTGCTTTCGACAGCTGTGGGGATTGTGACGGTAATAACGCAAAAGTCGAGCGGAGCGATTAAGGAACTTGGTATATTCTCGATGGGAGTAAGAACGGCGAATGCCGTGTTCAGCTACATTGCATACCTCTGTAAGACAATATGGCCGACTAATCTTGCGCCTTTTTATCCGCATCCCGAAAACTCACTGCCGACGTGGGAGGTCGCGGGCAGCGCAATTCTCGTTATTGCTATAACATGGTTTGTCGCACGGTCTCGACGGCACCCCTATGCGCTGGTCGGCTGGCTTTGGTATCTGATTACGCTGCTGCCCGTGATCGGACTGGTCCAGGTCGGAGCACAGGCAATGGCCGACAGGTACACATATGTCCCTATGATAGGGATCGGCATAATGATCGCGTGGGGCATTCCGAGCATTATTCCACAAAGACAGTATAAAGCAATTGCGGTGCTTGCCATCGGAGTAATCGCAGCTTTTTCGATATGCACGTATCAGCAGGTCGGGTATTGGCGTAATGACACTACGCTGTTCAGCCATTCGGTCGAAGTTGTAAAAGACAACTTCGTAGCGCACAACAACCTCGGAACGGTGCTGCTGCTTAGAGGTAAAAATGAAGCAGCGTTAGCGCACTTCCGTGAGGCGGCGCGAATCGAACCCAGGTGCATGCGCGCTCAGTTTAATGTAATCAATCTGTTATACATCATGGGCGACGTGGATGGAGCCATTAAACAGACATATAACCTGCTTAATCGCTTTCCACACGAAGGACGCGCATACTTAAGGCTCGGCATTATATACCTCAGGCAATCAAAGCTGGACCTTGCGGAAAAGAACATCAGGCAGGCGCTGCGCGAATCCCCCGACGATCCCAAGGCTCATCAAGCTATGGGAATGCTGCTTCTTAAAAGAGGAAAAGCCGACGAGGCCGTTATTAGGCTATCGGAGGCTGCCAAGCTTTCGCCGGACGACACCGACATACGAAAAAGGCTCAAATATGCGAAATCGCTGAAAGCTCGCAAGGCTGCAGACTAA
- a CDS encoding tetratricopeptide repeat protein — protein MKLNTSRQTTIIICALLVILTSIVYCQVAGFKFLVYDDPLYVVNNPKINGLTASNLSWAIKGVVNSNWQPLVWLSYMLDSQIGGVDSGVFHLTNLLLHIANTLLLLYLLKRMTGSLWRSAFVAAIFALHPLHVESVAWISERKDVLSTLFWLLTMLVYIRYAEKPSLRRYVLVPMVFALGLMAKPMLVTLPVILLLLDYWPLGRLGTKQDIAGQKTSIKEYPKTPLKNLIYEKLPLFALAFAVGIVTILTQKASGAMQELDKYPFGVRAANSAFSCVTYLRKMLWPSDLAAFYPHPKNSLPSWQVVVCVMLIAALTWLAARARRHPYVLVGWLWYLIALLPVIGLIQVGMQAMADRYAYIPMIGIAVVVAWTVPDLVYKNTNPNKRRIGIVASAAIIAIAAFTICTYYQIGYWRDNAALFGHAIEIIPNNYTAHNDLGVALMYRGENQAALEQFREAVRIEPGCLRAQYNLINQLYIMGDTDGAIKQTHTLLRSFPHEGRAYLRLGIMYLRQSKLEPAEKYIRQALRESPNDAKAHQAMGMLLLKQGKIDEAIIRLSEAAKLSPGDPNINKRLIYAQSLKARSKATR, from the coding sequence ATGAAGTTGAACACCAGCAGGCAGACGACTATTATTATATGCGCTCTCCTTGTAATCCTGACAAGCATTGTATATTGCCAGGTGGCCGGCTTCAAGTTTCTGGTATATGACGACCCGCTGTATGTAGTCAATAACCCCAAAATTAATGGCCTTACTGCCTCTAACTTAAGCTGGGCTATAAAAGGAGTGGTAAACAGCAATTGGCAGCCGCTGGTATGGCTGTCATACATGCTCGATTCGCAAATCGGCGGGGTCGATTCGGGAGTATTTCATCTCACAAACCTGTTACTGCACATAGCCAATACGCTGCTTCTGCTTTATCTGCTCAAGCGAATGACCGGCTCATTATGGCGAAGCGCGTTTGTGGCGGCGATATTTGCGCTTCATCCGCTGCATGTGGAGTCTGTCGCTTGGATTTCGGAACGCAAAGACGTGCTCAGCACGCTATTCTGGCTGCTGACTATGCTGGTCTACATTCGGTATGCCGAAAAACCGAGTTTGCGGCGGTATGTTCTGGTGCCGATGGTCTTTGCCCTCGGCCTTATGGCAAAACCCATGCTGGTCACGCTGCCGGTCATTCTGCTTCTGCTCGACTACTGGCCTCTTGGCAGGCTGGGGACTAAGCAAGATATCGCAGGGCAAAAAACGAGCATCAAAGAATATCCGAAAACCCCATTGAAAAACCTTATATATGAGAAGCTGCCATTATTTGCGCTTGCGTTTGCTGTGGGGATCGTGACCATATTGACTCAGAAGGCAAGCGGCGCAATGCAGGAACTCGACAAGTATCCTTTTGGTGTGAGGGCGGCAAACTCGGCTTTCAGTTGTGTGACATACCTGAGGAAGATGCTCTGGCCGAGTGATCTTGCGGCATTTTATCCGCATCCCAAAAACTCGCTGCCGTCCTGGCAGGTAGTGGTCTGTGTAATGCTGATCGCTGCTCTGACCTGGCTCGCCGCACGCGCAAGACGACATCCGTATGTGCTGGTCGGCTGGCTCTGGTATTTAATTGCGCTGCTGCCTGTAATTGGGTTAATTCAGGTCGGCATGCAGGCAATGGCAGATAGATATGCATATATCCCTATGATCGGGATCGCTGTAGTGGTCGCGTGGACTGTACCTGACCTGGTCTACAAAAACACAAATCCGAATAAGCGCAGGATCGGTATTGTAGCGTCCGCCGCGATCATTGCAATTGCCGCCTTTACAATCTGCACGTATTATCAGATAGGCTACTGGCGCGATAATGCGGCGCTGTTTGGTCATGCGATAGAGATTATTCCAAACAACTACACTGCGCACAACGACCTAGGAGTGGCGCTGATGTATCGCGGAGAAAACCAGGCCGCTCTGGAACAGTTTCGCGAGGCAGTGCGGATCGAACCGGGCTGTTTGCGCGCTCAATATAACCTTATCAATCAGTTGTATATCATGGGCGATACAGACGGAGCTATAAAGCAAACACATACTCTGCTTAGGAGCTTCCCTCATGAAGGACGCGCTTACTTAAGGCTCGGCATAATGTATCTTCGGCAGTCCAAACTAGAGCCTGCGGAAAAGTATATAAGGCAGGCGCTGCGCGAATCCCCGAACGATGCCAAGGCTCATCAAGCGATGGGAATGCTGCTTCTTAAGCAGGGAAAGATCGACGAGGCCATTATTAGGCTATCGGAGGCTGCAAAACTCTCGCCGGGAGACCCAAATATTAATAAGAGGCTTATATACGCGCAATCGCTGAAAGCTCGGAGCAAAGCAACCAGATGA
- a CDS encoding tetratricopeptide repeat protein: MKLKSPKYKSGSHTTFFICILLIVLTSAVYWQVTGFKLLSFDDTKFVTNNSHIKGLTGPNLRWAMTGSINGNWQPVIWLSYMLDAQFHGLDAGAFHLTNLILHIANTLLLLLLLYRMTGSLWKSAFVAAVFALHPLHVESVAWISERKDVLSTLFWLLTMLAYIRYAKKPSLRRYIPVPIVFALGLMAKPMLVTLPVILLLLDYWPLGRLQIKKNATQDAKTTKLKHAISETPPASLKLLVLEKAPLVLLALGASIVTILTQRSSGAMDEFNIYPLGMRAANAVFSYIVYLRKMIWPNDLIAFYPHPEGTLPVWMVLGSVILIAVLTWQAIRSHRYPYALFGWLWYLITLIPVIGLVQVGAQAMADRYTYIPMIGISIIIAWGVPDLLHNRNKPGRSVAFAAIAVIITLTVCTYRQVGYWHDDIALFSHAIDVVPNNAPAHNNLGGEYYRQGNVDAAELQFREAVRINPRFDGFQHNLASLLYEQGRYDELATCLHKALKFFPEDDQAHALLGIIYIQQSKLDLAKIHLRKAVRLKPTNSMAQGFLGGLLTRTGEIDEAIDHLSKAVELSPENENYRDGLEYAKSIKLKVD; this comes from the coding sequence ATGAAGCTAAAAAGCCCAAAATATAAATCCGGCAGTCATACTACATTTTTCATATGCATTCTGCTTATAGTTCTGACATCTGCAGTATACTGGCAGGTTACCGGGTTCAAATTGCTGTCTTTTGACGACACAAAGTTTGTCACCAACAACTCGCATATAAAGGGCCTGACGGGACCGAATCTGCGATGGGCCATGACCGGATCCATAAACGGCAACTGGCAGCCGGTTATCTGGCTCTCATATATGCTGGATGCGCAGTTTCATGGGCTCGATGCCGGAGCATTTCATCTCACTAACCTGATACTGCATATAGCCAATACGCTGCTATTACTGCTCCTGCTTTATCGAATGACCGGCTCACTCTGGAAAAGTGCGTTTGTAGCGGCGGTATTTGCGCTGCATCCGCTGCATGTGGAATCGGTCGCGTGGATATCAGAGCGCAAAGACGTGCTCAGCACTCTCTTTTGGCTGCTCACTATGCTGGCCTATATTCGATATGCAAAAAAGCCGAGTTTACGAAGGTATATTCCGGTGCCGATAGTCTTTGCACTTGGACTAATGGCTAAGCCTATGCTGGTAACGCTGCCTGTCATACTGCTTCTGCTGGATTACTGGCCTCTGGGCAGGCTGCAGATCAAGAAAAATGCAACACAAGACGCCAAAACTACCAAGCTGAAACACGCGATAAGTGAAACCCCGCCCGCGTCGCTGAAACTGCTTGTTCTGGAAAAAGCGCCGCTGGTTTTACTTGCGCTGGGAGCTTCGATTGTAACCATACTTACTCAAAGATCAAGCGGCGCAATGGATGAATTTAACATCTACCCACTTGGCATGCGAGCAGCAAATGCAGTATTCAGTTATATCGTCTATCTCAGAAAGATGATTTGGCCGAATGACCTCATCGCGTTTTATCCGCATCCGGAAGGCACACTGCCGGTCTGGATGGTGTTGGGAAGTGTGATTCTGATTGCTGTTCTGACGTGGCAAGCAATTCGATCTCACAGATACCCGTATGCATTATTCGGCTGGCTGTGGTATCTGATCACTCTTATACCTGTGATCGGGCTGGTACAGGTCGGCGCACAGGCTATGGCCGATAGATACACATACATCCCTATGATCGGGATCAGTATTATTATCGCCTGGGGCGTGCCGGACCTATTACATAACAGGAACAAGCCCGGGCGCAGCGTTGCGTTCGCTGCAATCGCAGTAATTATCACGCTCACAGTATGCACTTATCGGCAGGTCGGCTACTGGCACGATGATATTGCACTTTTTAGCCATGCTATTGATGTTGTCCCAAATAATGCTCCGGCACATAACAATCTCGGTGGAGAATACTACAGGCAGGGAAATGTGGACGCCGCCGAGTTACAGTTTCGCGAGGCAGTGCGTATTAATCCACGGTTTGATGGATTTCAGCACAACCTTGCTTCGCTGCTGTATGAGCAAGGACGTTATGACGAACTGGCGACTTGCCTGCACAAGGCTCTGAAATTCTTCCCTGAAGACGACCAAGCTCACGCGTTGCTCGGCATAATATATATACAGCAATCCAAGCTCGATCTTGCAAAAATTCACCTTAGAAAAGCTGTCAGACTGAAACCGACTAACTCTATGGCACAAGGATTTCTGGGGGGATTGTTGACCAGGACAGGTGAAATTGATGAGGCTATCGACCATCTGTCTAAAGCAGTGGAGCTTTCACCCGAAAATGAAAATTACCGGGACGGGTTGGAATACGCAAAATCAATAAAGCTCAAAGTGGATTAG
- a CDS encoding tetratricopeptide repeat protein, giving the protein MKLGSHNKTFLLISVLLVIVTGIVYRQVTDCKFLAFDDPGFVTNNPHIKGLTGPNLRWAMTGVVNGNWQPVIWLSYMLDAQFHGLDAGAFHLTNLILHIANTLLLLLLLYRMTGSLWKSAFVTAVFALHPLHVESVAWVSERKDVLSTLFWLLTMLAYIRYAKKPRFRRYVWVLVAFALGLAAKPMLVTLPIILLLLDYWPLGRMQFNKNVKPDSKVNKQKQSIDKSPSVPLKLLVLEKLPLIVLALGASVVTVLTQRLCGTVQKIDTYPIGVRAANAAFSYVVYLRKMIWPSDLTTFYPHPGASLALWQVLGSAALVIALTWLIARSRRQPYAIVGWMWYLITLVPVIGLVQVGAQAMADRYTYIPMIGIAILIAWSVPDILLRNRESSIKHKRVSRGKAGMAPVAFIAIAAIAALAVCTYRQVGYWQDDFALFNQNTKIVGRNSLANEIIGNAYYKQGKLDIAEQHFREAISILPDYFDARQSLASMLIKQQRYEEAESFLNETLKYYPNNAQAHMQLGLAYLELAKLDSAQEHLCEAIRIRPRKAMAHEILGIVLVKKGKIDEAIEHLSKAVEISPDNAGFQEGLAYAKSLKLGKQ; this is encoded by the coding sequence ATGAAACTGGGCAGTCACAATAAAACGTTTCTTCTGATATCCGTTCTGCTGGTAATTGTAACCGGTATCGTATACCGGCAGGTGACCGATTGCAAGTTCCTGGCCTTCGACGATCCGGGGTTTGTCACCAACAACCCGCATATTAAGGGCCTGACGGGACCGAATCTGCGATGGGCCATGACCGGAGTGGTAAACGGCAACTGGCAGCCTGTAATCTGGCTCTCGTATATGCTGGACGCGCAGTTTCATGGGCTCGACGCCGGAGCATTTCATCTCACTAACCTGATACTGCATATAGCCAATACGCTGCTGTTACTACTTCTGCTTTATCGGATGACAGGATCACTCTGGAAAAGTGCGTTTGTGACGGCGGTGTTTGCGCTGCACCCGCTGCATGTGGAATCGGTCGCGTGGGTATCCGAACGCAAAGACGTGCTCAGCACTCTCTTTTGGCTGCTCACTATGCTGGCTTATATTCGATATGCTAAAAAACCGCGTTTTCGACGATATGTATGGGTGCTGGTAGCATTTGCTCTAGGTCTTGCAGCTAAACCAATGCTGGTGACGCTGCCGATAATACTGCTTCTGCTGGACTACTGGCCTTTGGGCAGGATGCAGTTCAATAAAAATGTAAAACCTGATTCCAAAGTAAATAAGCAAAAACAGAGTATTGATAAGTCGCCGTCGGTGCCGTTGAAGTTGCTTGTATTGGAAAAATTACCGCTGATAGTATTGGCATTGGGCGCATCAGTTGTAACCGTGTTGACTCAGAGATTATGCGGCACGGTACAAAAAATTGATACATATCCGATCGGAGTAAGGGCAGCAAACGCGGCTTTCAGTTATGTCGTATATCTTAGGAAAATGATATGGCCGAGTGACCTTACCACATTCTACCCGCACCCAGGCGCCTCACTTGCACTTTGGCAGGTCCTGGGAAGCGCGGCCCTGGTAATTGCCCTGACATGGCTTATAGCGCGATCTCGCAGACAACCTTATGCAATAGTCGGGTGGATGTGGTATTTGATAACGCTTGTGCCTGTGATCGGGCTGGTTCAGGTCGGCGCACAGGCGATGGCGGACAGATACACATACATCCCTATGATAGGGATCGCAATTTTGATCGCATGGTCCGTGCCGGACATTCTCCTTCGAAATAGGGAAAGTTCAATTAAGCACAAAAGAGTCAGCCGTGGTAAAGCAGGTATGGCTCCGGTTGCATTTATTGCAATCGCCGCTATCGCCGCGCTCGCAGTCTGCACGTATCGACAGGTCGGCTACTGGCAAGACGACTTCGCGCTGTTTAATCAAAATACTAAAATCGTCGGCAGGAACAGCTTGGCGAACGAAATCATTGGCAACGCATATTACAAACAGGGGAAACTAGACATAGCAGAGCAGCATTTTCGTGAGGCTATAAGTATCTTGCCTGATTATTTCGACGCGCGACAAAGTCTTGCTTCAATGCTGATAAAACAACAACGATACGAAGAAGCGGAAAGCTTCCTGAACGAAACACTGAAGTATTATCCAAATAACGCCCAAGCCCACATGCAGTTGGGCCTCGCATACTTAGAACTGGCCAAGTTGGATTCGGCTCAGGAACATCTTTGCGAGGCTATTAGGATAAGACCACGCAAAGCTATGGCACATGAAATCCTTGGTATTGTGCTGGTTAAAAAGGGAAAAATCGACGAAGCGATAGAGCATTTATCAAAGGCAGTGGAGATATCTCCCGATAATGCAGGATTCCAGGAAGGTCTTGCATACGCCAAATCACTTAAGCTCGGGAAACAATGA
- a CDS encoding glycosyltransferase family 2 protein, whose protein sequence is MFQNKKVVVVMPAYNASETLRKTHDEILAQGVVDLVIVVDDASNDETVEIARTLPNTVVMVHEKNKGYGANQKTCYRLALEEGGDIIIMVHPDYQYTPKLIPAMACLIGNGLYSCVIGSRILGGHQRAIKQGMPIWKYAANRFLTATENVMMGVKLSEYHTGYRAFSAELLRELPLEKNSDDFVFDNQMLAQIIWLGYQIGEISCPTKYFPEASSINFRRSVVYGFGCLRTAAEFLLTKLGIIRAGYLPDRK, encoded by the coding sequence ATGTTTCAGAATAAAAAAGTAGTTGTAGTAATGCCGGCGTATAATGCCTCCGAAACTCTGCGCAAGACACATGATGAAATCCTGGCTCAGGGCGTTGTGGACCTGGTAATAGTGGTCGATGACGCGAGCAATGACGAGACTGTTGAGATCGCCCGAACTCTGCCGAACACTGTTGTCATGGTGCATGAGAAAAACAAGGGATACGGGGCAAACCAAAAGACATGTTACAGGCTTGCGCTTGAAGAAGGCGGCGACATCATAATCATGGTCCACCCGGACTACCAGTATACGCCCAAGCTGATACCCGCTATGGCATGCCTCATAGGAAATGGACTCTATAGCTGCGTCATTGGGTCGCGCATACTGGGAGGCCATCAGCGTGCAATAAAGCAGGGCATGCCCATCTGGAAATATGCAGCCAACCGTTTCTTGACTGCGACTGAAAACGTAATGATGGGAGTCAAACTTTCAGAGTACCACACCGGCTACCGGGCTTTTTCAGCCGAACTGCTCAGAGAATTGCCGCTGGAGAAAAACTCGGACGACTTTGTGTTTGACAACCAGATGCTTGCGCAGATTATCTGGCTTGGTTACCAGATAGGCGAGATAAGCTGCCCGACCAAATATTTCCCCGAGGCTTCGTCCATCAACTTCAGAAGAAGCGTGGTCTACGGCTTCGGCTGCCTGCGAACTGCCGCTGAGTTTCTTTTGACAAAGCTCGGCATCATAAGGGCCGGTTATCTGCCTGATAGGAAGTAG
- a CDS encoding heme ABC transporter ATP-binding protein, whose translation MSAKIKVEDVHAGYNGAQVLNGVSLELADSEFVGIIGPNGSGKTTLLRTISRALAPQSGLVQIDGKDVYKIPAREYARKVAVVPQETMVAFDFTVMEVALMGRSPRLGRFAVESSRDEAIALDALRRTGTDHLKDRPINALSGGERQRVMMARALAQEPEVLLLDEPTSHLDISFQFEIMDLVKGLNRDRGLTVLAVLHDLNLAGSYCDRLVIIGQGCVQASGSPEEVITSENIRRVYGAEVWVRRHPTTRRPYVISGISPKSKRPDAHFDKPIRVHVVGGGGTAAPIFAKLLRRGYQVTSGVLNQSDADQEVADALDIEYVPQQLFAQIAPDSHAKHLELIKSADVIILTDVPIGHGNILNIEAVHDAALSGKRVILLKPDLIKDRDFTDGMASGLVDEMLENGACGCKSVEELMYLVES comes from the coding sequence GTGAGTGCAAAGATTAAAGTTGAAGATGTCCATGCAGGCTATAACGGAGCGCAGGTCCTGAACGGCGTTTCGTTGGAGCTTGCCGACTCAGAGTTTGTTGGCATTATCGGTCCCAACGGCAGCGGCAAGACCACACTGCTGCGAACAATCTCTCGCGCGCTTGCGCCGCAGTCGGGTCTTGTGCAGATCGACGGTAAAGACGTATACAAAATCCCCGCCCGGGAGTATGCCAGAAAGGTCGCCGTTGTTCCCCAGGAGACCATGGTCGCGTTCGACTTCACCGTGATGGAAGTCGCGCTGATGGGGCGTTCACCCAGGCTGGGACGGTTCGCTGTCGAGTCTTCCAGAGATGAAGCAATAGCCCTTGATGCTCTCCGCCGGACAGGCACTGACCACCTAAAGGACCGGCCTATAAACGCGCTCTCGGGCGGTGAGAGGCAGCGGGTCATGATGGCTCGTGCGCTGGCCCAGGAGCCTGAAGTTTTACTCCTCGATGAGCCTACATCCCACCTGGACATCAGCTTTCAATTTGAGATAATGGACCTGGTGAAGGGTCTGAACAGGGATCGAGGGTTGACGGTTTTAGCAGTTCTTCACGATCTCAATCTAGCTGGGTCATATTGTGACCGGCTGGTCATTATAGGTCAGGGATGCGTGCAGGCGAGCGGTTCACCCGAAGAAGTGATCACATCCGAGAACATCCGTCGTGTGTACGGGGCAGAGGTATGGGTCCGCCGCCACCCGACTACACGCAGGCCGTATGTGATCTCCGGCATAAGCCCGAAGTCAAAAAGACCGGATGCGCATTTTGATAAACCCATACGTGTTCATGTGGTCGGGGGCGGAGGCACTGCGGCGCCTATATTTGCAAAACTCCTGCGCCGGGGTTATCAGGTCACCTCGGGTGTTCTCAATCAAAGTGATGCCGATCAGGAAGTGGCGGATGCTTTGGATATAGAATATGTGCCGCAGCAGCTCTTTGCTCAGATAGCGCCCGACTCTCATGCAAAGCACCTGGAACTCATCAAATCCGCTGATGTGATTATACTCACCGATGTCCCGATAGGCCACGGCAATATTCTCAACATCGAAGCGGTGCATGACGCCGCGCTGTCCGGTAAGAGAGTGATCTTACTTAAGCCCGATCTGATTAAGGACAGGGACTTCACTGACGGCATGGCGAGCGGACTTGTTGATGAGATGCTGGAGAATGGAGCTTGCGGCTGCAAGTCGGTTGAGGAGCTTATGTATCTTGTAGAAAGCTGA
- a CDS encoding GNAT family N-acetyltransferase, which translates to MKIEPLSTTNLKDGIYCAAQKPNSKEIFNQLEVWLESNTLRGLVARDESGEVTGFVLYYPIESAPLDVEGEGLYMVQCLFVKPHYQAKGVGRMLVEGAVADARASGASGLAVEGYKRRTAAGYDFMPAAFFRHLGMVEGESHDQGTLYYFSFDDKAQPRYSPENSPKVKIDMIDCRRCYVGVSDRKVVDVVMETESPKSAGLLVDVGQAETDKNMSSGVFVDGKLTYFSGPISEDGVLDAIEAADSARDRSMDQ; encoded by the coding sequence ATGAAAATCGAACCGCTCTCGACAACAAATCTCAAAGACGGCATTTACTGTGCGGCCCAAAAACCCAACAGCAAGGAAATATTCAACCAGCTTGAAGTCTGGCTGGAAAGCAACACTCTCAGGGGTCTGGTTGCGCGCGACGAAAGTGGCGAGGTCACCGGTTTCGTCCTGTATTATCCGATTGAAAGCGCTCCACTCGATGTGGAGGGCGAAGGCCTGTATATGGTCCAGTGCTTATTTGTAAAGCCGCATTATCAGGCAAAGGGAGTCGGGCGGATGTTGGTTGAGGGCGCTGTGGCGGATGCGCGCGCAAGTGGAGCCTCGGGGTTGGCGGTTGAGGGCTATAAGAGGCGCACAGCAGCCGGATACGACTTCATGCCCGCGGCATTCTTCCGGCATCTGGGAATGGTTGAGGGTGAGTCGCACGACCAGGGCACGCTCTACTATTTCAGCTTTGATGATAAGGCTCAGCCAAGATACTCTCCGGAAAACTCACCAAAGGTCAAGATTGATATGATCGACTGCCGCAGGTGCTATGTGGGAGTCAGCGACCGCAAAGTCGTGGATGTCGTTATGGAAACCGAATCGCCCAAGTCAGCCGGATTACTGGTGGATGTCGGCCAAGCAGAGACCGACAAAAATATGTCCAGTGGAGTATTTGTAGACGGCAAGCTTACATATTTCAGTGGACCGATATCCGAAGACGGCGTGCTTGATGCAATTGAAGCGGCTGACTCAGCGCGCGACAGATCGATGGACCAATAA